The DNA region TCGTTCGTCACCATAGAGCGTAAGTCGAAATCTCCCATGCTTCCACTTTTCTTGTTCTCAAATCTTTTTTTTTCATGGGTCTCCTTCGCTGTCCTGTTAGGCTCAGCCGTCTTTTTTGGCATGTTGTTCGTGTTGAACCTCTATTTTCTGCAGGGCGCTGGATACACGCCCTTGCAAACCGGTGTCGCGATGCTGCCGCTCGCACTTCTTGCCATGACGGGAAACCTCACATCCGCGAGGCTCGCGCACATGATCAATCCGATGAGCCTGATGCTCGCCGGTGCGGCATTCCGACTGACCGGATTCGCAGGGATTGCCTTGGCGAGCACCGGCTTCTCCTATCCGCTGATCGCATTGCCATTGCTACTGATCGGACTCGGCAGCGGTCTCAGTAATCCCATGGCGATCTCCGTGATGCTGTCAACGGTCGATAAGAAGTACTCCGGCATCGCCTCAGGCATCTCAACGGCGACCGGGCAAGTCGGAGCCTCAATTGGAGTGGCGATTTTCGGCGCATTCCTCGCGGATCCACATCGCATCGCCGATGGTACACGTATCGCGGCAACCATTTCCACCGCAGCGACCGCATTGATTATTCTGATTGTCTGGCATCTCTGGCGGCAACGCTGAGGATTGAGGATGGTTGCCAGCGACAGCTTTGCCGCGTTCCTGCAAGAGCAGCTCGTCCCGCTCGGCCGCGTCACAATGCGGCGTATGTTCGGCAAGACCGGCGTGTTCTGCGACGGGCTGATGCTCGGGATGGTGAGGGACAACACGCTCTACTTCCGGGTTGATGACGACAACCGGGCGGCCTTCAAGGAAGCCGAGTCCTTTCCGCCTCTCAACTACGAGAAGAAGGGCGGCACCATAGATCTCTCCTTTTGGCGCGCTCCGGAGCGCCTGTTCGACGAACCCGATGAGCTGGTCGCCTGGGCGCGAGCAGCGCTGGCGGCGGCGCGGCGGATTGCGGCGAAGAGAGAACGGACCGCGCCTGGGCGAAAACCAAAGCCTCAATTATGAAAGTGGAATGCCCTGTCAGCCGCGATTCGCGTTCTTCCATCGCTTCTTTCCGAATACAGGCGCTGCAGGCGACGCCGCGCCGTCAGGTCGGGGTTTCCTGGCATAGGAAGACTTGAGACGGGAAGACTTGGCATAGGAAGACTTGGCATAGGAAAACTTGTTTTCGCGTCGCTGTTCCTTTTCGAATGCCGATGTCTTGTCCGGTCTCTGTGGACGTTCGAACGGAGGCTTGCCGTGATGCTTCGGCCCGCTTTCGGAACGCGATCTGTCGTTTTCACTGCTCCTGGCATCATGGGCCTTGCTCTTGCGGGCAGTTTTGCCGGCAGGCTTTTTGGCCGGCGCCTGGCCTTGCGGACCGTCCGGCAGCGCTTCGATGCGGATGCCGTCTTGCTTGTCGGAGCGCCTGACATTGACAGCAAACCCGTGTGCGGCCTCCACTGAAATCTCGAACTCGGTATTGGTCTCGAAAATTCTGATGGCGCCGATGTCGTGCTTCTCGACGCCACCGCGACGGCAGATCAGCGGCAGCAGCCAGCGCGCCTCGGCATTCTTCTGATGCCCAATGGCCATGCGAAACCACACGCTGCCCTCCATCATAGTCTCGCGCAGCCGAGGCTTCGTCTTTTTCGACCCTGGCACGGCGTCGCGATCGTCACGCGATCGGCCGGAGCTCTGGCCGGGATCGAGAACCTCCTCGGGCGAAGGAAGCCGCGAGCGATAAAGTCGCGCCAGCGCCGCAGCGATATCCTCGGGCGACCGCTCGGCGAGCAACGCCCGCGCCAGGGTCAAATCATCCTCGGTCGTTTCCTCCGAGAAGAGGGCATCCTGCAGCATGCGCTCCTGATCGAGCTTGCGGATCTCATCCGCTTTCGGAGCAATGCCCCAGAGGGCGTCGATGCCGGCCTGGCTCAGCAGCAATTCGGCGCGCCGCCTGCGCGCGACCGGCACCAGCAGGACGCTCACGCCCTTTCGGCCCGCACGGCCGGTGCGGCCGGAACGATGCTGCATGACCTCGGGATCATGCGGTAGATCCGCGTGAATGACGAGGCCGAGATTCGGCAGATCGATGCCGCGCGCCGCCACGTCGGTGGCCACGCAGACGCGCGCACGTCCGTCCCGCAACGCCTGCAGCGCAAGGGTGCGCTCGTTCTGCGTCAATTCCCCCGAGAGCGCGACCGCGGAGAACCCACGCTCGAGAAGCGCCGCCTGCAAATGCTTGACGGCATTCCTCGTGTTGCAAAAGACGATCGCGCCTGGCGATTCAAAAAACCGCAACAGGTTGACGACCGCGTGCTCGGCATCGCTCGCCAGAATCTTGATTGCGCGGTACTCGATATCGGCGTGACCACCCTCGTCGCCCGCGACCTCGATGCGAAAGGCGCCCTGTTGGTATTGCTTTGCCAATGCGACGATGCCACGCGGCAACGTCGCCGAGAACAGCAATGTGCGACGGGTATCCGGCATGGTCTGGAGAATGAACTCCACATCTTCCCGGAAACCCAGATCGAGCATTTCGTCGGCCTCGTCGAGCACGACAGCCTTGAGCTTCGAGACGTCAAGACGGCCCCGTCGCATGTGATCGCACAGCCGGCCCGGCGTCCCGACCACGATATGGGCTCCCGTCGCAAGCTCACGCTGCTCGCGGCGCGGGTCCATGCCGCCCACGCAGGAGACGACGCGCGCCCCGGCATGTTGATAGAGCCATGTGAGCTCGCCATGCACCTGCAAGGCGAGTTCCCGCGTCGGCGCGACGATCAATGCGAGCGGAGCGGCGCTCTTCTCGAAGCGATCGGCGCACCCAAGAAGATTTTTCGCCATCGCCAGCCCATAGGCGACGGTTTTGCCCGAGCCCGTCCGCGCCGAAACCAGGAGATCACGGTCTTCGGCTGCATCCGCAAGCACCGCCGTTTGCACGGGCGTCGGCTCGGTGTAGCTGCGCTCGGCCAAGGCTTTGGCGAGCGGCGGGCTTGTGGGCAAGAATGTCACGAGATGTCAGACCTTCGTTGGCGGTGAGCCGCCTGAATGGCGAAAAAGGAAAATGCGCGCCCCTTGCGTCGGGCGGCCCGGTGGATCAGCAAGTTGGATGATTTTGGAATGCTCTAAGCCGATGCGCTCCAAAGCGCCATCCATTGCGGACGATTTCTCCGGAGATGGGTCGATTTGGCGCGGCTGGAGAACGTACGCTCCGATGCCACCCAGCGCAGGATGCCGCAAGCGTGATTTCGCTCCGCCTCGGGTGCCGGCTGCATGCCCATCCAGCGATCGAGAGCCTGAATGGATTTATAGCGCAATTTCAATGATATAGGCGCTCAAGCAGGCGCATGATCTCTTCTTGCTGCGCTTTCGCCTCCGGTGAGCCGGTGCCGCCGCGGCCGGTATTCTGGGTTGCGAGCAGCATCGGCGTCGAGCCGCTCTTGTTCTTGCGTCGGGCATCGGCGCCACCGTCGAGCAGCGCCCTCACGGCTGCGGCGCAACGCGTGCGCACGGCGCGGTGCAACGGAGTCACCCCGCTCTTGTCGACGGCATTCGGATCGGCACCCGCCTCGATAAGGCAGGTGACGGTCGCCGCTTGTGCGTGCGGATTCCATGTGTGCGACCCAGGCATGCCGACGACGGCGGCGTGAAGCGGCTCGGCACCACGGCGATTCTTCGCGCGGATGTCGGCGCCTTTGGCTATCAGCTCTTGCACGATGTCCGTTCGGTAGGTCCCCGCGGCGACGTGCAGTGCGGTATCGCCTGCATAGAAGTAGCGCCCAATCTCGTCGAGATATGCCTTGGCCGTCTGGCGCGTTACGCCCTCGTCGAAGGAAGCACGGGCCAACGCCGGCGACGCCGCGAGCAACCGCAAAGTGCTGGCGACATCACCCGCGACGATGGCCCGCGCCAGCGCCATAAGGGCGCAGTCACGTGTGTTGAGCTCGATCAACGACACCCTCCTGGAGAGTAGCGGCTCGGTGGCGGAATTTGCCCGCCCATGATCGTCGGGCATAATGGCGCGATGAATGAGGGGCAACTCGACCTGTTCTCGGCACCAACGCCGCTGGCGGAACCCGCCCGGCGCGCAGGCGAAACTGTCGCCCGCGTGGATGTCGTGGCTCTCACCGATGACGCGCTCATCGCGGCAATCCCCAACGCCTCCATCGTCGAGAGCCGCTTGCTGGCGGCGGAGGCCGGGCGCCGTCCGATCGCCGCCGCAATTCCGGCCCTCGAGACGCTCTGCCTCAGGCTGACCGGCTTCGGGCGCGACAGCCTGGTGCGCGAGCAAGTGGCAGCGTTGGAGGCGCTATCGGTGATCGGCGGCGGCGCCGCCGGGCAAGCAGTGGCGCGGATCCTGGACAAGGGCGCAGTGCAAGGTCCGACGCTCGCAGTCGCTGCGGCCGCCGCCGCCCAGCTGAAGGTGAAGCTCCTGCCGCACATCGCGCTGGCGCTGCTGCGAAATCCCGACCCGCTGGTTCGCGCCAATGCCTGCCGGTGTGCGCGTCCGCACCCCGCCACCCTGCCCGTGCTCGTCGATCTTCTCGGAGATCTGCATGAGCGGGTGAGCATTGCGGCCGCCTGTGCGCTCGGCCGGGCCGGAAGGCTCGAGGCACGGCCCTTGCTCACCCGGTTGTTGCGGGAAGCACCGAGCACGGAGGTGATTGCTGCGACGCCGGCCATTGCGGACGAGGAATGCTGTGTCCTGCTCGGTCGGATCG from Rhizobiales bacterium GAS188 includes:
- a CDS encoding HEAT repeat-containing protein; protein product: MIVGHNGAMNEGQLDLFSAPTPLAEPARRAGETVARVDVVALTDDALIAAIPNASIVESRLLAAEAGRRPIAAAIPALETLCLRLTGFGRDSLVREQVAALEALSVIGGGAAGQAVARILDKGAVQGPTLAVAAAAAAQLKVKLLPHIALALLRNPDPLVRANACRCARPHPATLPVLVDLLGDLHERVSIAAACALGRAGRLEARPLLTRLLREAPSTEVIAATPAIADEECCVLLGRIARDRSALGDAALDALDSIDDPRAQRILASLGDNSR
- a CDS encoding Ankyrin repeat-containing protein codes for the protein MIELNTRDCALMALARAIVAGDVASTLRLLAASPALARASFDEGVTRQTAKAYLDEIGRYFYAGDTALHVAAGTYRTDIVQELIAKGADIRAKNRRGAEPLHAAVVGMPGSHTWNPHAQAATVTCLIEAGADPNAVDKSGVTPLHRAVRTRCAAAVRALLDGGADARRKNKSGSTPMLLATQNTGRGGTGSPEAKAQQEEIMRLLERLYH
- a CDS encoding DNA transformation protein, whose translation is MVASDSFAAFLQEQLVPLGRVTMRRMFGKTGVFCDGLMLGMVRDNTLYFRVDDDNRAAFKEAESFPPLNYEKKGGTIDLSFWRAPERLFDEPDELVAWARAALAAARRIAAKRERTAPGRKPKPQL
- a CDS encoding ATP-dependent RNA helicase DeaD; translation: MTFLPTSPPLAKALAERSYTEPTPVQTAVLADAAEDRDLLVSARTGSGKTVAYGLAMAKNLLGCADRFEKSAAPLALIVAPTRELALQVHGELTWLYQHAGARVVSCVGGMDPRREQRELATGAHIVVGTPGRLCDHMRRGRLDVSKLKAVVLDEADEMLDLGFREDVEFILQTMPDTRRTLLFSATLPRGIVALAKQYQQGAFRIEVAGDEGGHADIEYRAIKILASDAEHAVVNLLRFFESPGAIVFCNTRNAVKHLQAALLERGFSAVALSGELTQNERTLALQALRDGRARVCVATDVAARGIDLPNLGLVIHADLPHDPEVMQHRSGRTGRAGRKGVSVLLVPVARRRRAELLLSQAGIDALWGIAPKADEIRKLDQERMLQDALFSEETTEDDLTLARALLAERSPEDIAAALARLYRSRLPSPEEVLDPGQSSGRSRDDRDAVPGSKKTKPRLRETMMEGSVWFRMAIGHQKNAEARWLLPLICRRGGVEKHDIGAIRIFETNTEFEISVEAAHGFAVNVRRSDKQDGIRIEALPDGPQGQAPAKKPAGKTARKSKAHDARSSENDRSRSESGPKHHGKPPFERPQRPDKTSAFEKEQRRENKFSYAKSSYAKSSRLKSSYARKPRPDGAASPAAPVFGKKRWKNANRG